In Massilia antarctica, the following are encoded in one genomic region:
- a CDS encoding sulfite reductase subunit alpha → MTISVDPVRWGGAAAAVAAYAGMCLALLRTRRGLRQDGGADHADWLVAYASQTGTGEALAEHTVATLRTGGLSARALSVEHLDDATLRGAARILFIASTYGEGDAPDSAARLARLLDQPDLALGQLHYAVLALGDSSYANYCGFGRRLDAALKARGAQALFERVEVDRGRATAIDAWQHHLSHLAGTSDAPDWSAPAYGHWRIATRRLINPGSAGAPVYRIDLVPAAGALPAWEAGDLVQVSAPGEPDYPREYSIASTMGEGCLSLLVRLHVRDDGTVGMASGWLCREAGEGDEVLLRVRQHRRFRIGENAGRPLILIGNGTGIAGLRAHLKSRADVGEARNWLVFGERNEAHDHFCAGDIAAWRQAGMLDTLSLAFSRDGGSARYVQHALDAQAAQLRAWVDAGAAIYVCGSLQGMAGAVHDTLARVLGSDALALLDETGRYRRDVY, encoded by the coding sequence ATGACGATCAGTGTCGATCCGGTCCGCTGGGGCGGCGCCGCTGCCGCCGTGGCGGCCTACGCGGGCATGTGCCTGGCGCTGCTGCGCACGCGCCGAGGCTTGCGCCAGGATGGCGGCGCTGACCATGCCGACTGGCTGGTGGCCTACGCCAGCCAGACCGGCACCGGCGAAGCGCTGGCCGAACACACCGTGGCAACCCTGCGCACGGGCGGCCTGTCGGCGCGCGCGCTCAGCGTCGAGCACCTCGATGACGCCACCCTGCGCGGCGCCGCGCGCATCCTGTTCATCGCCAGCACCTACGGCGAGGGCGACGCGCCCGACAGCGCGGCGCGCCTGGCGCGCCTGCTCGACCAGCCCGATCTTGCGCTCGGCCAGCTGCATTACGCGGTGCTGGCCTTGGGCGACAGCAGCTACGCCAATTACTGCGGCTTCGGGCGCCGCCTCGATGCCGCCTTGAAGGCGCGCGGAGCACAGGCGCTGTTCGAGCGGGTGGAAGTGGACCGCGGGCGCGCCACCGCCATCGACGCCTGGCAGCATCACCTGAGCCACCTGGCCGGCACCAGCGACGCGCCCGACTGGAGCGCGCCAGCATACGGCCACTGGCGCATCGCCACGCGCCGCCTGATCAACCCGGGCAGCGCGGGCGCGCCCGTGTACCGCATCGACCTGGTGCCAGCAGCCGGCGCGCTGCCGGCTTGGGAAGCGGGCGACCTGGTGCAGGTGAGCGCGCCGGGCGAGCCGGATTATCCGCGCGAGTATTCGATCGCCTCGACCATGGGCGAAGGCTGCCTGTCGCTGCTGGTGCGATTGCACGTGCGCGACGACGGCACCGTCGGCATGGCGTCCGGCTGGCTGTGCCGCGAGGCGGGCGAAGGCGATGAAGTGCTGCTGCGGGTGCGCCAGCACAGGCGCTTTCGGATCGGCGAAAACGCCGGGCGGCCGCTGATCTTGATCGGCAACGGTACCGGCATCGCGGGCTTGCGCGCGCACTTGAAAAGCCGCGCCGACGTTGGCGAGGCGCGCAACTGGCTGGTCTTCGGCGAGCGCAACGAAGCGCATGACCACTTCTGCGCGGGCGACATCGCGGCGTGGCGCCAGGCCGGCATGCTCGACACGCTCAGCCTCGCCTTTTCGCGCGATGGCGGCAGCGCGCGCTACGTCCAGCACGCGCTCGATGCGCAGGCCGCGCAGCTGCGCGCCTGGGTCGACGCGGGCGCGGCGATCTATGTCTGCGGCAGCCTGCAAGGCATGGCCGGCGCCGTGCACGACACCCTGGCCAGGGTG